A genomic stretch from Erwinia sp. E_sp_B01_1 includes:
- the yaaA gene encoding peroxide stress protein YaaA yields MLMVISPAKTLDYESPLATQRFTQPALLDDSQKLIEIARQLTPGQIASLMKISDKLAGLNANRFHDWHPPFTPDNARQAILAFKGDVYTGLQAETFKEQDFDFAQQHLRMLSGLYGLLRPLDLMQPYRLEMGIRLENPAGKDLYTFWGDKLTQALNAALAEQGDDVLINLASDEYFKAVKPAKIAGRIIKPVFLDEKNGKFKIISFYAKKARGLMSRYIIEQRLTKPAQLMKFDTDGYFYVAEESSDTEFVFKRRENP; encoded by the coding sequence ATGTTGATGGTTATTTCTCCAGCCAAGACGCTGGACTACGAAAGCCCGTTGGCAACCCAACGCTTTACTCAACCTGCATTGCTGGATGATTCCCAAAAACTGATTGAGATTGCCCGCCAGCTCACGCCAGGGCAGATCGCTTCATTGATGAAAATCAGCGACAAACTGGCCGGGCTGAACGCTAACCGTTTCCACGACTGGCACCCGCCTTTTACGCCGGACAACGCCCGTCAGGCTATTTTGGCGTTTAAAGGCGATGTCTACACCGGCCTGCAGGCGGAGACGTTTAAAGAGCAGGATTTTGATTTTGCCCAGCAGCACCTGCGCATGCTTTCCGGCCTTTATGGCCTGCTGCGTCCGCTGGATTTGATGCAGCCCTACCGCCTGGAGATGGGCATCAGGCTGGAGAACCCGGCAGGCAAAGACCTCTACACCTTCTGGGGGGATAAGCTGACCCAGGCGCTGAATGCTGCCCTGGCTGAACAGGGTGACGATGTCCTGATCAATCTGGCCTCGGATGAGTATTTCAAAGCGGTTAAGCCTGCAAAAATTGCCGGGCGCATCATCAAACCTGTATTCCTCGATGAGAAAAACGGCAAATTCAAGATCATCAGTTTCTATGCCAAAAAAGCCCGTGGCCTGATGAGCCGCTATATTATCGAACAGCGGCTGACCAAACCGGCCCAGTTGATGAAATTCGATACTGATGGCTACTTTTACGTGGCTGAAGAGAGTTCTGATACGGAATTCGTCTTTAAGCGTCGTGAGAATCCATAA
- a CDS encoding MFS transporter: MLSDNARRLNRQDYKTLSLAALGGALEFYDFIIFVFFAAVIGDLFFPPDIPDWLRQVQTFAIFAAGYLARPLGGLIMAHFGDSQGRKKMFSLSILLMALPTLAMGLLPTYATLGIAAPILLLLLRILQGAAIGGEVPGAWVFVAEHVPEKRIGFACGTLTAGLTAGILLGSVVATLINTVFGVQGIVEGAWRIPFLLGGVFGFIALYLRRWLKETPIFVELQARKALAAELPLKSVVLNHKKEVAVSMLLTWLLSAGIVVVILMTPTLLQKQFGIATAQALQANSLATVMLLVGCICSGFAADRFGASKTLIVGSLLLAVCSWVFYRTVGEHPEMLFPCYALVGLSVGVVGAVPFVMVRAFPAEVRFTGIAFSYNVAYAIFGGLTPIFVTLIMAITPLAPAYYVLALSAIGLLVGIYLKRDLNRTAPVDQARTYG; encoded by the coding sequence ATGCTTTCCGATAACGCACGTCGCTTAAACCGGCAGGATTATAAGACCCTCTCTCTGGCCGCACTGGGTGGCGCGCTGGAATTCTACGACTTCATTATTTTTGTCTTCTTTGCTGCCGTCATTGGCGATCTGTTTTTCCCTCCGGATATTCCAGACTGGCTGCGCCAGGTGCAGACCTTTGCTATTTTTGCCGCCGGTTATCTGGCTCGTCCGCTGGGTGGCCTTATCATGGCCCATTTTGGTGACAGCCAGGGCCGTAAGAAGATGTTCAGCCTGAGTATTCTGCTGATGGCCCTGCCTACGCTGGCGATGGGCCTGTTGCCAACCTATGCCACGCTGGGCATTGCGGCCCCAATCCTGCTATTGCTGTTGCGCATTCTGCAGGGCGCGGCCATTGGGGGAGAAGTGCCGGGAGCCTGGGTGTTCGTCGCGGAACACGTACCGGAAAAACGCATTGGTTTTGCCTGCGGAACGCTGACGGCAGGTTTGACTGCGGGCATTCTGCTGGGATCGGTTGTCGCTACCCTGATCAATACGGTATTTGGTGTGCAGGGAATTGTGGAGGGCGCCTGGCGCATTCCTTTCCTGCTGGGCGGCGTTTTTGGTTTTATTGCCCTGTATTTACGTCGTTGGTTAAAAGAAACACCGATCTTCGTTGAACTCCAGGCACGTAAAGCCCTGGCGGCTGAATTGCCACTGAAATCCGTGGTGCTGAATCATAAAAAAGAAGTGGCCGTGAGCATGTTGCTCACCTGGCTGTTATCAGCGGGAATTGTAGTGGTGATCCTGATGACGCCAACCCTGCTGCAAAAGCAGTTCGGTATTGCTACCGCGCAGGCGCTTCAGGCCAACAGCCTGGCTACGGTGATGTTACTGGTCGGGTGCATCTGTTCTGGCTTTGCCGCCGACCGCTTCGGCGCCAGCAAGACACTGATTGTCGGCAGCCTGCTGCTGGCAGTGTGCAGCTGGGTGTTTTATCGCACAGTGGGCGAACATCCAGAGATGCTTTTCCCCTGTTATGCGCTGGTCGGTTTGAGCGTGGGTGTGGTGGGGGCAGTGCCTTTTGTTATGGTACGGGCCTTCCCTGCAGAAGTGCGCTTTACTGGTATCGCTTTCTCCTACAACGTCGCTTATGCCATTTTCGGTGGGTTAACCCCGATTTTCGTGACCCTGATTATGGCCATCACGCCGCTGGCACCCGCTTATTATGTGCTCGCGTTGTCTGCAATCGGCCTTCTTGTAGGCATCTATCTTAAGCGCGATTTGAATCGTACCGCTCCGGTCGACCAGGCCAGAACTTACGGCTAA
- the tal gene encoding transaldolase — protein MTDKLTSLRQLTTVVADTGDIAAMKLYKPQDATTNPSLILSAAQIPEYRKLIDEAVTWARDQTSDKEEQVNYAADKLAVNIGLEILKLVPGRISTEVDARLSYDTEGSINKARALIKLYNDAGISNDRILIKLASTWQGIRAAEQLEKEGINCNLTLLFSFAQARACAEAGVYLISPFVGRILDWYKANTDKKEYAANEDPGVVSVTEIYEYYKQHGYETVVMGASFRNVGEIIELAGCDRLTISPNLLKELAESEGTLERKLSYTGEVKARPAKMTESEFFWEHNQDPMAVDKLAQGIRNFALDQGKLDKMIAELL, from the coding sequence ATGACGGACAAACTGACTTCCCTGCGTCAACTCACTACCGTTGTTGCCGATACCGGTGACATTGCAGCGATGAAGCTGTACAAGCCGCAGGATGCTACCACCAACCCTTCCCTGATCCTGAGCGCCGCGCAGATCCCTGAATACCGCAAACTGATCGATGAAGCGGTGACCTGGGCACGCGATCAGACCAGCGATAAAGAAGAGCAGGTGAATTATGCTGCGGACAAGCTGGCTGTAAACATCGGTCTGGAAATCCTTAAGCTGGTCCCTGGCCGCATTTCTACTGAAGTGGATGCCCGTCTCTCTTACGATACCGAAGGCAGCATCAACAAAGCCCGCGCGCTGATCAAACTCTATAACGATGCCGGCATCAGCAACGACCGCATCCTGATCAAACTGGCTTCCACCTGGCAGGGCATTCGTGCCGCTGAGCAGCTGGAAAAAGAAGGCATCAACTGTAACCTGACGCTGCTGTTCTCCTTCGCGCAGGCGCGTGCCTGTGCCGAAGCTGGCGTCTACCTGATTTCGCCATTTGTTGGCCGTATTCTTGACTGGTACAAAGCGAACACCGACAAGAAAGAGTACGCAGCTAACGAAGATCCGGGCGTTGTTTCAGTGACCGAAATCTACGAATACTACAAGCAGCATGGCTACGAAACCGTAGTGATGGGTGCAAGCTTCCGTAACGTAGGTGAGATCATCGAACTGGCAGGCTGCGACCGCCTGACAATCTCACCTAACCTGCTGAAAGAGCTGGCGGAAAGCGAAGGTACCCTGGAGCGTAAACTCTCCTACACTGGCGAAGTGAAAGCTCGTCCGGCCAAAATGACCGAATCTGAGTTCTTCTGGGAACATAACCAGGATCCGATGGCGGTTGATAAACTGGCTCAGGGCATCCGCAACTTTGCTCTGGATCAGGGCAAACTTGATAAGATGATTGCCGAACTGCTGTAA
- the thrC gene encoding threonine synthase — MKLYNLKDHNEQVSFSQAVKQGLGKQQGLFFPLELPEFELTDIDEMLAMDFVTRSSKILSAFIGDEIPSTLLQERLKNAFTFPAPVQKVTDDIAALELFHGPTLAFKDFGGRFMAQMLSCVSDPGEKITILTATSGDTGAAVAHAFYGMENVRVVILYPQGKISPLQEKLFCTLGGNIQTIAIDGDFDACQSLVKQAFDDEELKKAIGLNSANSINISRLLAQICYYFEAVAQLPQEKRNQLVISVPSGNFGDLTAGLLAKSLGLPVKRFIAATNANDTVPRFLVGGEWLPNATVATLSNAMDVSQPNNWPRVEEIFRRKTWRLNDLGYGAVDDETTRATMRELADLGYISEPHAAIAYRMLRDQLQEGEFGLFLGTAHPAKFIESVEEILDRKIPVPEALAERANLPLLSHKMAADFAGLREFLLTK, encoded by the coding sequence ATGAAACTGTATAATCTTAAGGATCATAACGAGCAGGTAAGCTTCTCACAGGCCGTAAAACAGGGTCTGGGCAAGCAGCAGGGGCTGTTCTTTCCGCTGGAGCTGCCGGAGTTTGAACTGACCGACATCGACGAGATGCTGGCAATGGATTTCGTTACCCGCAGTAGCAAAATCCTCTCCGCTTTTATCGGTGATGAAATTCCGTCTACTCTGTTGCAGGAGCGGCTGAAAAACGCCTTTACCTTCCCGGCTCCGGTGCAGAAAGTCACTGACGATATCGCTGCACTTGAGCTGTTCCACGGCCCGACGCTGGCGTTTAAAGACTTCGGCGGCCGGTTTATGGCCCAGATGCTCTCCTGCGTCAGCGATCCCGGGGAGAAAATTACTATTCTTACTGCCACTTCCGGCGACACAGGAGCGGCAGTAGCACACGCCTTCTACGGGATGGAAAACGTCCGTGTGGTGATCCTCTATCCGCAGGGCAAAATCAGTCCGCTGCAGGAGAAACTCTTCTGCACCCTGGGCGGCAACATCCAGACTATCGCCATCGACGGCGATTTTGATGCCTGTCAGTCGCTGGTTAAGCAGGCGTTTGATGATGAAGAGCTGAAAAAAGCCATTGGCCTTAACTCGGCAAACTCCATCAACATCAGCCGCCTGCTGGCGCAGATTTGCTACTACTTCGAAGCGGTAGCACAGCTGCCACAGGAGAAGCGCAACCAGCTGGTGATCTCTGTTCCAAGCGGTAACTTTGGCGATCTCACTGCCGGCCTGCTGGCAAAATCTCTGGGCCTGCCGGTGAAGCGCTTTATCGCGGCGACCAATGCCAACGATACCGTTCCCCGTTTCCTGGTGGGCGGCGAGTGGCTGCCTAACGCTACGGTAGCCACCTTGTCGAATGCGATGGACGTCAGCCAGCCGAACAACTGGCCGCGTGTGGAAGAGATCTTCCGCCGTAAAACCTGGCGTCTGAATGACCTGGGCTATGGCGCGGTGGATGATGAAACCACCAGAGCCACGATGCGTGAACTGGCGGATTTAGGGTATATCTCTGAGCCACACGCAGCGATTGCTTACCGTATGCTGCGCGATCAGTTACAGGAAGGGGAGTTCGGTCTGTTCCTGGGCACGGCGCACCCGGCCAAATTCATTGAGAGTGTGGAAGAGATCCTCGACCGCAAGATCCCGGTGCCAGAGGCGCTGGCCGAGCGGGCTAACCTGCCGCTGCTCTCCCATAAGATGGCGGCTGATTTTGCCGGTCTGCGCGAGTTCCTGCTGACGAAATAA
- the mog gene encoding molybdopterin adenylyltransferase, whose protein sequence is MNTLRIGLISVSDRAANGIYQDLGLPALEAWLSQALATPFEIEKRLVPDEQPMIEQTICELVDERFCHLVLTTGGTGPARRDVTPEATLAIADREMPGFGEQMRQISLNFVPTAILSRQMGVIRKQSLIINLPGQPKSIKETLEGLKDAEGKTRVHGIFASVPYCIQLLEGPYVETHEAVVAAFRPKSARRETNG, encoded by the coding sequence ATGAATACACTACGCATAGGATTGATTTCGGTTTCCGATCGCGCTGCCAATGGCATCTATCAGGATCTGGGGCTGCCCGCGCTGGAAGCCTGGCTTTCTCAGGCGCTGGCCACCCCGTTTGAAATTGAAAAGCGGCTGGTGCCGGATGAGCAGCCGATGATTGAACAGACGATTTGTGAGCTGGTAGATGAACGCTTCTGTCATCTGGTGTTGACCACCGGAGGAACCGGTCCCGCCAGACGTGACGTCACACCTGAGGCCACGCTGGCGATCGCCGATCGTGAGATGCCCGGCTTTGGCGAACAGATGCGGCAAATCAGCCTGAACTTTGTGCCTACGGCCATACTTTCCCGTCAGATGGGCGTTATCCGTAAACAGTCCCTGATTATCAATCTTCCCGGTCAGCCTAAGTCGATCAAGGAAACGCTGGAAGGGCTGAAGGATGCTGAAGGAAAGACCAGGGTCCACGGGATTTTTGCCAGCGTGCCTTACTGCATTCAACTGCTGGAAGGGCCCTATGTTGAGACGCATGAGGCGGTTGTAGCAGCTTTTCGTCCTAAAAGTGCCCGACGCGAGACAAACGGCTAA
- a CDS encoding type III secretion system chaperone, producing MDQQALQKAVSDRVWQATRQQDRPGKFQGLQNPMPESAHAWLRSAATQFGADEHQQEEFATTGLLALDALHVIMICQSEEPVPLWLAFGCLAAPDALHPEVWREALLRINDVAMAMNGISLSTEENGTTMLTRRLSPDGVGSPDELAAVMNDFNSLSSSLVDLTLALGQQHFQETSAGQEVPPIPEWVADWQQKTASRTDVLARQAIQTEWHYPLIREALSHLRLSGDQALLEGCFCQLRFPERLMAITADGDRRHLLISTPLDLDTTPGAGQLHYLQANGELYVLTNCSLSLCGETINLVSRWDTQGLNGEDFASWLADFMTLSVAFDRRHQTAT from the coding sequence ATGGACCAGCAGGCGTTACAAAAAGCTGTCAGCGATCGGGTTTGGCAGGCCACCAGACAACAGGATCGGCCGGGAAAATTTCAGGGGCTGCAAAATCCCATGCCGGAGTCGGCTCATGCCTGGCTCCGTTCTGCTGCCACACAGTTCGGTGCGGACGAGCATCAGCAGGAGGAATTTGCCACCACGGGCCTGCTGGCCCTGGACGCTTTGCACGTCATCATGATTTGTCAGAGTGAAGAGCCCGTACCTCTGTGGCTGGCTTTTGGCTGTCTGGCTGCGCCCGATGCACTGCACCCGGAAGTATGGCGGGAAGCTCTGCTGAGGATAAATGATGTGGCTATGGCGATGAACGGCATCAGCCTCTCGACAGAGGAAAACGGCACCACCATGCTCACCAGGCGTTTATCCCCGGACGGGGTTGGCTCCCCGGATGAACTGGCTGCAGTAATGAATGATTTCAACTCGCTGTCATCCAGTCTGGTGGATTTGACCCTCGCTCTGGGGCAGCAGCATTTTCAGGAAACCAGCGCAGGACAGGAAGTGCCCCCGATTCCTGAATGGGTGGCAGACTGGCAGCAAAAAACGGCCTCACGCACCGATGTGCTAGCCCGGCAGGCCATTCAAACAGAATGGCACTACCCTCTGATCCGTGAAGCGCTGTCGCATCTCAGGCTCTCTGGCGACCAGGCACTTCTCGAAGGCTGCTTCTGTCAGTTACGTTTTCCTGAACGCCTCATGGCCATTACTGCGGATGGCGATCGTCGCCACCTTCTTATCTCCACCCCGCTTGATCTTGATACCACGCCAGGTGCCGGCCAGCTTCACTACCTACAGGCCAATGGTGAGCTTTATGTTCTGACGAATTGCTCACTCTCCCTGTGTGGCGAAACGATAAACCTGGTCAGCCGCTGGGATACTCAGGGGCTGAATGGCGAAGATTTTGCCAGCTGGCTGGCTGATTTTATGACGCTCAGCGTTGCATTCGATCGTCGCCATCAAACCGCGACCTGA